Genomic segment of Paenalkalicoccus suaedae:
TTTCCTGCCGGATCATTCTCTGCGTTTCCGCATGCCGCTAATGCGCCAATCGCGAATACACTCGACAATGCAGAGACAAGAAACTTTTTCTTCATGATTACTACCTCCTGAGACTCTCGTTGATTTTTTGACACTCGCTAAAAACTTTCTTAGCAACTGTTCTGTTGTGTCTATTACACGATTCGACCTAACCAAAACATATTATGACCCTTTTAGAGGAAGTACCACATTTTATACACACCCTCCCATTTTCTTGTCACAAACTCACGCAAAAATCGCGATTTATCATGGCCTCATATGGGTAACGTGTGGTAACTCGGTACTTCGTGCTTTGCGATTCTTTACGCCATATTAGTATGACCAACCTTTTTATCAATATACGTGGACAACAAAAAAGAACCATCGTCTCCATATCGAAGATGATCGTTCTTATGTTTTTGCTGTCGCAGCTTATCCTGTTTAGTCTTCGTCTTTCTCGTTCGCAGATCCCTATTTATATATGGACTGCGCATTCTTTCTGGATCAAACTTTCCTTCTCGAACCTGTTTCATACGTACCTTTTGCGCATGTGACCGGGCCATCCTTCATCATCCTCTCTTCCAATGATTACAATAAGTATACACAGAAAAAACAGACGAAGCAAAAGCCTCATCTGTTTTTTGTCACGCATTAAGCTTGTTTTTCGCCTAGAGCAAACATAAGCTCTGCCTCAGCAACGATATTGCCATCCACTTTGGCAATCGCCTTACCTTTGCCAATTGTCCCACGTAAACGCGTCATCTCGACTTCTAAGTGAAGCTGATCACCAGGCTTCACCTGTCCCTTGAAGCGACATCCGTCGATCCCTGCAAAAAATGCTAGTCTGCCACGGTTTTCTTCCTTTTTGAGCATCGCAACAGCTCCCACCTGAGCCAAGGCTTCGATGATGAGTACGCCAGGCATAACCGGATAATCCGGGAAGTGTCCGTTAAAGAATTCCTCGTTAGCCGTCACGTTCTTAATGCCGACTGCGCGCTTCCCCTCTTCCACTTCTAAAATACGGTCCACAAGTAAAAATGGATAGCGGTGCGGAATAATATCTTTGATTTCTTCAATTGAAAGCATGTTTATAACTCCTCCTTCGAACATTTAGTACCTGGTGTTAATTGTACCATATGATTTTGGAAGTGCGAGAAAGAAATGCGAGTGCGTTTATGTAGATATATTTGCTACAAGCAACTTGGTTTGCGTCAAGTGAAGGTCCCCATGCATCACTTCGAGTGCTGCTTGCATCAATCCAAAGAAAAAGTGCGTCACTCGTAAGGGCTGTTACATGGAATCAATTGAAGGATGCATTAATTTAGCCTAATTTGCGCCTGCTGGCACTTGGTTTGTCCTCCACCTCCCTCGCCCTTTCTCCACTCAAAAACAAAAAAGCCTACTCCTCTATAGAAGTAAGCTGTTTTGACATTGTACTATCTTTCACGCTCAAACTGCGTGCCGTCAAAGATAATATCGTAGATGTGGTACCATGTCTCTGGATTTAAAACATCAGTTGGATTATCTCCTTCACCAACAATGCCATATCCCACCATTGCACCGACAACTAAGCTACCTAAAAGCGCTGCGATGACTAGAATAATACGAATCCAAATTGGGATGATGCGAAAGCGGCCTTTTCGTTTACGAGGCTTCTTTTTGCTTTTAGAGCCTTTAGACTCCTCAACCTCTTCATCGCCGCTTTCTTCTATAGAAGCTTCGTTATTATTCTTTTTACGCTTCTCTTCCGCCTCACGCTCTAGGCGGCGCGCCTTGCGTGAGTTCTTCTCTGTCTCATTTGACATATGCATTCCGTCCCCTTGCCTCAAGCTATTAGCGCAGATTCGTAATCATACCCATCATTTGATCCGTCATTTGGATCGCGCTTGAATTAAACTGATAAAAACGTTGTGCCGATAGCATGTCTGCCATCTGACGAGCCGTGTCTACGTTGGCCATTTCAAGTGCTCCCTGTTGCACAACCTGTGCATCGACACCTTCCTCCATCACATCTTCCATCGCGAGGTTTAAATCGTCTAGGTTAGGAAACGTATAATAATTTTCTCCAAGGCTAGTAAGAAGCTGAGGTCGCGTAATGTTTACAAGTTGAAGTGTTGCTACCTCTTCTTCGTTACCATCGATATCAACCGTTGAGATTACACCTGATTCGTTGATACGTAGCTGGAACGGATTTGCTGGTAGGACAACTGGGTTGCCATCAGCTCCAAGTACGAACTCTCCTTGCTGATTCACAAGATTATTCTGCCCTTCTACCCCTGGTACAGGGCTTAAATAGAAGGATCCAGAGCGCGTAAAGCGTCTTTCTCCATTCTCTGTGGGTGAAACCTCGAAGAAGTAGCCAGGAGCCGTTAGTGCGACATCCAGGTCTCGCTCTGTCATTTGCATATCACCCTGCTCAAAACGTAACGCCGTTTGAGAGATAACCGCACCACTACCGCGGCGAATTCCTTCTGGTGACTCTCTGCCAGCTTCGTAAGGTCCAACACGCTGGTTGTTTACCTGTTGGAATAACAAATCTGAGAATGATGCTTCCCTACGTTTAAAGCCAGTCGTATTGGCGTTTGCAAGGTTGTTACCGATTGTATCAAGCTTATGCTGAATCTGTCCCATTGTAACGGATGAGTTAATCATCGATTGATTCATGTATTATGCCCCCTTAGCCAATTCGACCGACATCATTGACGGTACGTTCTAAACTTTGATCGTATGCTTGTAAAAACTTCTGGTTCGCTTCGAATGAACGGAGTGTTGCCATCATTTCTGTCATAGAGCGCTCTGGATTAACATTTGAGCCTTCGACAAAGCCTTGTTGTAGTTGATATGTCGTGTCTGGATTACCTACAGCAGTGACAATGTCCTCATCCCCATCATAGCGAAGGAAGCCTTGTCCCTCTTTAACTAGCTGTGCTGTATCTGAGATAACAACTACGTTTATTTGTCCAACGATATTTTCGTCCTCATCAATAATCTCGCCATTACGCTCGACGCGGAAGAGCTCATTTTGGACCGCGATTGGCTCGCCGTCTGTGCCAAGAATGTAGTTGCCCTCAGGAGACGTGAGAAAGCCTTGTCCATCAATCGCAAAGTTACCATTGCGAGTATAGCGAATCTCTCCATCGTTATTTTGAACCTGGAAGGCTAACATGGCATCGTCGCCATCCTCTGTTTGTGGCACAACACCTTGCATGAGCGCGACATCGGTAGGGTTAGTCGTCTCAAGCAGACCACCCTGTCTAAAGTCAGGCAAGCGCTCCTGAAGATATACACCTGTTGTCAGTTCCCCAACGCGTTCACGTCCAAAGCGCTGATCCGTGCCCATCGCTTCGACTAGCATATTAGGAAACGTGCGCAGCGTCGCTTGATCTGCTTTGTAACCTGGTGTGTTTATATTGGCCATGTTGTTTGTCAGCATTTCCTGACGACGCTGTTGCGCAATCATACCGGCTCCAGCTGTGTACAATCCTCTAAGCATTGATTACTCACCTCTTTATCGTTATACGCGAATTCGGTTACGGTTGACTCTATCTAAATTCTCTAAGAGAATGCCTGTCCCATTTGCAACACAGTGCATTGGATCCTCTGCGATTAAAACTGGTACCTTTAATTCTTCCGCTAAGAGCTGGTCGATTCCGTGTAAATAAGCCCCGCCGCCTGTAATAATGATCCCGCGGTCTATAATGTCCGCAGAAAGCTCCGGCGGTGTTTTTTCTAATACATTACGCGCAGCTTGCACGATGTGCATCACTGCTTCCTCCATCGCAATACGAATTTCTTCTGATCCTACTTCGATCGTGCGAGGTAGACCACTTACCATATCACGTCCGCGTATCTCGATCTTCTCATCGCGAGCTCCAGGGAATACTGTTCCAACTTCTTTTTTAATATTTTCAGCAGTACGCTCTCCAATTAGGAGCTTATACTGCTTTTTAATGTAATTTAAAATGTCTGAGTCAAAGCGATCACCAGCAATTTTAATGGACTCTGCCGTTACGATGTCCCCCATAGATAGCACCGCAACATCTGTCGTTCCGCCACCGATATCAACAACCATGTTCCCGCTCGGTTGCCAAATATCCATGCCTGCTCCAACTGCCGCTACCTTTGGCTCTTCTTCTAAGTAAATATTCTTTCCGCCACTCTTTTCAGCCGCTTCACGAATCGCCTTTTGCTCCACGGAGGTAATATTAGTCGGGCAGCAAATTAAAATACGAGGCTTCGTAAACCAGCCCTTCACCTTAATTTTTGCTAGGAAATGCTTTAGCATCGATTCTGTTGTGTCAAAGTCTGCAATAACTCCGTCCTTTAACGGACGAATCGCTACGATGTTACCTGGAGTACGTCCAACCATGCGGAATGCTTCCTCACCGACTGCAAGCACGCGCTTCGTCTGCGTATCAATCGCAACAACCGATGGCTCGTTGAGTACGATCCCGCGCCCCTTCACGTGAATAAGTACGTTCGCCGTACCTAAATCAATTCCAATATCCCGTCCAAACATAAATGTATCCTCCTAATTGCTTCGTTAAGAAACTTAGTCTATGCTACTTTTATAATTACTTGTATGCATCCATTACATCGGAGT
This window contains:
- the fabZ gene encoding 3-hydroxyacyl-ACP dehydratase FabZ, giving the protein MLSIEEIKDIIPHRYPFLLVDRILEVEEGKRAVGIKNVTANEEFFNGHFPDYPVMPGVLIIEALAQVGAVAMLKKEENRGRLAFFAGIDGCRFKGQVKPGDQLHLEVEMTRLRGTIGKGKAIAKVDGNIVAEAELMFALGEKQA
- a CDS encoding DNA-directed RNA polymerase subunit beta; protein product: MSNETEKNSRKARRLEREAEEKRKKNNNEASIEESGDEEVEESKGSKSKKKPRKRKGRFRIIPIWIRIILVIAALLGSLVVGAMVGYGIVGEGDNPTDVLNPETWYHIYDIIFDGTQFERER
- a CDS encoding flagellar hook-basal body protein, whose product is MNQSMINSSVTMGQIQHKLDTIGNNLANANTTGFKRREASFSDLLFQQVNNQRVGPYEAGRESPEGIRRGSGAVISQTALRFEQGDMQMTERDLDVALTAPGYFFEVSPTENGERRFTRSGSFYLSPVPGVEGQNNLVNQQGEFVLGADGNPVVLPANPFQLRINESGVISTVDIDGNEEEVATLQLVNITRPQLLTSLGENYYTFPNLDDLNLAMEDVMEEGVDAQVVQQGALEMANVDTARQMADMLSAQRFYQFNSSAIQMTDQMMGMITNLR
- a CDS encoding flagellar hook-basal body protein, whose product is MLRGLYTAGAGMIAQQRRQEMLTNNMANINTPGYKADQATLRTFPNMLVEAMGTDQRFGRERVGELTTGVYLQERLPDFRQGGLLETTNPTDVALMQGVVPQTEDGDDAMLAFQVQNNDGEIRYTRNGNFAIDGQGFLTSPEGNYILGTDGEPIAVQNELFRVERNGEIIDEDENIVGQINVVVISDTAQLVKEGQGFLRYDGDEDIVTAVGNPDTTYQLQQGFVEGSNVNPERSMTEMMATLRSFEANQKFLQAYDQSLERTVNDVGRIG
- a CDS encoding rod shape-determining protein produces the protein MFGRDIGIDLGTANVLIHVKGRGIVLNEPSVVAIDTQTKRVLAVGEEAFRMVGRTPGNIVAIRPLKDGVIADFDTTESMLKHFLAKIKVKGWFTKPRILICCPTNITSVEQKAIREAAEKSGGKNIYLEEEPKVAAVGAGMDIWQPSGNMVVDIGGGTTDVAVLSMGDIVTAESIKIAGDRFDSDILNYIKKQYKLLIGERTAENIKKEVGTVFPGARDEKIEIRGRDMVSGLPRTIEVGSEEIRIAMEEAVMHIVQAARNVLEKTPPELSADIIDRGIIITGGGAYLHGIDQLLAEELKVPVLIAEDPMHCVANGTGILLENLDRVNRNRIRV